The Aspergillus flavus chromosome 2, complete sequence region TATCATCTTTAGCGCCCTGTCATGTGCATCGAGCAAGATTTTGACGCGCTGCAAAGGCTTAGGGAAACGTGTTCGTTTTCTTAGGAGTGTAAGGATGATGGCATACCTTCTCATCGGCTCCGTGGTCTGAGACCCGGTCGAACCAGCTCAAAAACCACAGCTTGACTGCAAGGACCATTTTGCTCAGTGTCCATGTTTGTCGGTTCTTTGGGGGAAATAATAAAGCCACTGTTCCTGCTTCAGGCCCTTCTTTGCCGTCGTTTATTTCGATGATAGAGGTTAGGGGGTCTTTTTGCTGGCTGCGTGTCGGAAACTCCTGTGCCAACTGTGTTACTGGTGTGGATCGGAGCACGATGCCTTCCAATATTGCTTGCTGTACGCGACGATATTGCCATTTGGTCGTTTCATGCTGTTGCGTTGACCAAGGGGCTGCACTAGGACGCAGCCATCGGATCAGGGGATCTCCGACGAACGAAAGGGTTATTGTCTGGGCGACCGCCGATATGGACGAAGGGTCTAGATAGGGGAGCAGTGAGTATACTGTGCTGGCCATTATGCTCTCCGGTCAAATGGGAATGAGCTACCGTCTTGTGTTTCGAATAGTGCTAAGAAGGACTGGTTGGCCATGTGATCCTTGGTCCAAGTATGGAATTGATAACTGGTGCACAACGATGCCGTTCTCTGAAACCGATATTGCTGTATGCAGAGCCCTTTATCACTCGAGTGCGGCTTTCGTTTAAACCGTAGATGCCGACGTGGTGCGCCAACCACTATCAAGGAGCATAATACTGCTATTTATCTCCAATCCTGCGAGCTCGGTGTAGTGAACAAATGGAAGTTTCGCTCTAGATGATCGACTCGAGACATATCAATGAAGCGATTCCGCTTTAGGCAGGTCGACGCAACGTCGGCTTCTCAGCTTTTTCTGCACGAAAAGTTTATTTAACCTTTGCGCAGGCCCGTTCAAGCCAGAGGCGTTATCAGTCACCGATCCTCATTGgcttccccgcatttcaATGCTTGCGTTTGTGGCTTCGAGCTCTTATCAACCATATTCTAGTGGCAAGGGCGCGAGATAGGAGACCAGGATAGCCCTGGAGCAGATTGTTTATTAGAGACGGCCGTCCTGGAAGCAATCTGAGATCGAACAGCACAAACCTTCAGCTTCCAGTCTATACCACGTCTCTTCCGCAGCAGATATTGATGGCAGACAGCGAAGTGCCCGGCATTTCTCTAACCGATCATGGTACTCCCCCAGGAACAGTTCTTCTTATCAAAGGCAAGAAGGCCTTTTCTACTTCGACGGGACACCTCTGACATACATGtagatgatggaggaaaCGAGACTCATGGACAACGAAGGATCGTTCTCAGCCCACTTCCATCCAGTGACCCTAACGAGCCATTGGTAAGTCTAGCCTCCCAGAAACGACTGCCGTCCACTGATAGGGGATACAGAATTGGAGCACTGCACGAAAAGCATGCAATTTCACGCTCGTATTAGCAGTAACGTGTCTTATTTTCACGGCGTCTGTGGTCCTTTCATATACTATATAGGATGTATGAACGACTAATCTGAGTTCGTTGAACAGGCTCTCCATCCAACAGATATTCTGGCAGTTGATGGTGGTCGACTTGAACGTTACTTACGCACAGCTAAACAATGCGATGTCGGTGAACTTCGTTGGACTCGCAATGGGATGTGTATTTTTCATTCCATTCGCGAAGAAGTTTGGCCGGAGACCAGTGTATCTAATCTCAACGGCATTGATGCTGGTCACCTCCTTTTGGGCGGCGGAGATCAAAACCATCGCAGAGCTATATATCACCAACCTCTTACAGGGACTCGCTGGGGCAACG contains the following coding sequences:
- a CDS encoding GNAT family N-acetyltransferase, yielding MASTVYSLLPYLDPSSISAVAQTITLSFVGDPLIRWLRPSAAPWSTQQHETTKWQYRRVQQAILEGIVLRSTPVTQLAQEFPTRSQQKDPLTSIIEINDGKEGPEAGTVALLFPPKNRQTWTLSKMVLAVKLWFLSWFDRVSDHGADEKRVKILLDAHDRALKMITTRYNVKDPWYLEVVAVHPSLQGRGLGKVMMERILDYVGHAPIVLECTAERNVGFYTTLGFEVIEKVELSDSGEAVSCWFMLRRATRKGNSSSQ